The Coffea arabica cultivar ET-39 chromosome 2c, Coffea Arabica ET-39 HiFi, whole genome shotgun sequence genome includes the window GAGCAAGAAATTTTCCAGAGTAGCTCGAGTACGGCATACGCTGCACAGCCTTGGATCCTTGGGCACAGAAGGCAGGACTGCCAAAATTGACAGATCTCTTCGGCTCCTCTGTTGGGCCATAAAAACATCCCTCCCTTTGAGCTAGTAGAGTACGTAGAAGTGTGGTCAGTGCTTTTAAAGGAGATCAAGAAGCCTTTAAACGAGTGAAACTCCCTGTTcctgcaaaaagaaaaattaaatattaagtGTACTTTaagtgaataaacatgataaagATCAAAGATTTAAACCAGTGATATATGGAATTAGCATATTTTTCATCCTAGAAATTTCTTAATATGAGAATGATTGCAGTATATCGAAGATAACTAACAAGGGCCGCTCATTTGAAAGTTATCCTATAATTTTTGGAGTTTATTAGCCTTATCAGCCCATCACGGTTAAAGTTTATGAATGTCTTTTAGTTTTGGTATTGTGTTTCTTCTCgtggcccaatagaactctttCGGGCTTCATAAAACTCCCATGTGTTATATTACATGTGTAGCCAAGATCTCATACCGaatcttttcacatgattttcacgAATGAATAATGTTCCTTCTCATTTGTCCATAGAATAGGTAACAGAGTAGCTCATAAATTAGCACAATTTGCTGTTACACTTGTGCATGATGTTAGCTGGGAATTAGATTCCACCTGTGGCTTAAAGAATGTGCCCAGGAAGATAGGAGAGCAATGGCTCTATTTTGTAACTGGTCTTGGACTGTCAAGCTTTAAATGGAATGAAATTGCAgattgaccaagaaaaaaaaaatgaagaagaagattttCACGAATGAGTGTAAACCCAGCTTGTGAACGGATTCCTTGATGATGCCAAGTAAAGCTGCAACATGGTCTTACAGGAAGCAAGACAACTAAGAGCACAGTAAGAATATCATAGATGGTTGATGCAAATTCCATCTGCTATGCATTCCGGCTTAAGCTAGAAAATCAAGAACACATTGTTTTCTCACAGTGAATAAGAAGATGGAAAACTACCACGCAAGCAAGTAAACAATACTTCACCTTCTGCACAAAAGATAAAATAGCAAATCTTCTTGTGCAGAACCTTATCACAGAAGAAAGACATGGATTTCCAGGTTAGGCTTTATGTTTTCTTAGACTTCACAAGTACAATATATAGAGTCCAATCATTAGTTGCTTTCTTCTTCAAAAGGATAGGCACAGATAATGAATTAACATATGGCTTACCATCTTGACTGTTCAAATGTCTTTGCTTATTATTCTCTACCAATATAAAGACTGAAGGATGGACCaattatgaaagcaaaataGAAGATATGCCTGCAGATATGTTGTTCTTAAGAATTCACAAGCAAAGCATCCaagccccaaaagtacatttcCTGTAGTAGTACTACAAAATGTATGACCACCAAGTTGGTTGAATCATGTCACTGAAATCAACAGTTACCCCTTAGTACTGCACAGACATTAATGTATCTGCAAAAATTAACAATACAAGATAGTATGGACAGCATAGTTCTACATGGAATAAAATCCGTTTATCAAAATCGCAGTAGTTTACAGGAAAATCATGTGATTACAAGGAGAAACCTAGCTTATGTACTTTTCATCCAACACCTCCTCATGTATGCAACAAATTCTGTTCTGAAGGATGAAAGCAATGTCGCTATGTGGTACAACAGGAACTCTTCAGGATATACAGGCAAACATTACAAGAGATAACTATACATCTAAAATAATTTGACTGCTACAGAGAGCTATTTAGTTTCTTCTGCAGGGGCCCTATGATAGACAATTGATGTATCTGAACTTACAGGATTAGCATGATACTGCCCATAGAATGCATAAATACCAACCATAATGATGCTCAGAACAACAAATCTGACCCAGGCTTCATAATGTAACTGCAAAGAAATTGGAAGGGAAATTAACTTATGGTACCAAGTAATTATCATACTTATAGTTTGAGTGTTCGATATAATAAAATAATGGCATGCAAACCTGGGCAAACAGAAAAATGTTGAGAAAAATGCATATAGCTGGCATAATAGGAACTCCAGGACAAGAAAAACCAGGTGGATCTGTATAAATCTGCACCATTCGGGGGTAAAAGAAAGGTGAGTGGAAAAATACATCATACAGACAATAGATAAATAAGAAGAAGATGCGCTGATATGCATTGATAATTTTATAGCCCACCGGCTATGGTCTTTCATGAACAAAAGTACTCAAGATCAACCAAAATGAATCACTTTTGACACTATGCTGGCATGCGATTGACATAACCCCAGAACACAACAGTAAACTCAGATGTCGGTTAAAAATTGAGGCAGCGTAGGTGACCTCACTGGTACTCCGAAAGACGTTCTTACTTGAGTATATCAAGCATTAGCTATAACTAACCAACCTTAAATTACTTGCGCCTTTTAAACCTGGATCTGAGGTCAAACTGGTCTAATGACTAGGTCATGGTCTTATTGAACCAAAGCCAACAAAGGACTatcaaaaaggaaaatgaattgttaCTCATTTTGACCGGTCCATTGGCAGACTGCGGTTTCACACTAAGTGGACCGCATGTAAAATGTGTTCAGGTTGCTCCTGCCTGGACCTAACAGCAATGAAAGTCAATCccctaaaagaaataaataacatGACTTTCTTGTCTGATACGGGTAAAAATCACAGGCAAATTAACAAGGTTTTAGTAATCATAAGAGGTCCGGAACAGGCTAGCTCTAAGTAGCCTAACTGTTCTAGATAGAAATCATTCTATTCCTAGAAGCATTACAAGTAGACAAGTCATGGTTATCACTATTTTCAGTGCTCATCAATCACTCTTGACATAAACAACTATCCTTCTATGAtttctttaataaaattaaaagatattTGACAATTTGATTTGTGGTCAATTTGCTATCAATTACTTACCTGCCAGAAGTGAAGAGCAAGAGCAGCAAGGATTGCGATAACTGCAGCTACAatgacaaaaataaatgaagcaCCAAAACGGAAAATGCAACCACTAGCAAAACCACAACAGGCTATTGTTACGAGGCAAATGATTCCTTCTCCTCTCTTTGAAATCCACCTAGTAGAAAACCTACTTGTATTCTTATCCTTCCAGCGGAGAGTTATCACACATGCTGAAACAACAGAATAGCCCGTCTGAAACAAACCAGTAGAATTGTATCATTTGCACATGATAAAGTTCTAAAATACCAGAGACACTGAAAACATTATCTAATCATGCAAAAGATACACTCCCAAAAAATGAACTTTATGCATCTACTAACATAGCCATCACATCATTTATGCCTTTGACTTTGATGTCAATTCCTTTTGTTTCAGTCTACAGTGTCATGTGCTTTATTATTACTCACGTGCTTTATATTACATAAAAGCACTAAAGTAATAGATTCCCAGAATATGCAGCCAGCTTTATAAGAAAAGGCAGTTTATGAAGCTCAATAAATACACACAGGCGAACTGTGCAATAACTTACCAGTGAACCAACAGAGAGAATATGTGAGAGTACATGTATATTTAAGAGCCCAGCCAACACCATAGCAATAATACCAGCCCAGATTTGCGAATAAATGGGGGTATGCCGAGTTGGATGCACTTTAGAAAAAATTGATGGAAGCAAGCCATCCCTTCCAATCCCAAGATACAGTCGTGACTAATACAAAACATTTATCTATAATTAGTTATTATGCATATAACATGAGTAACGTAGTTGCATATAAGTGATTGCCATTTACCTGAACGTAAAGCCCAACCAGAAGGGTGGTAGTCAGTCCAGCAAcagcaccaaagctgattagGACAGCTACAAAATTTAGGCCCTTGGATTTAAAAGCTTCAGCCAAAGGAGCATCTTCTCCAAGAAATTGGTAAGGGACCATTCCAGTAATCACCAAGCAAACACCAACATATAATACAACACAGACGAGAAGGCTCCCCATTATGCCTAATGGTAAGTCCCGCTAAACATGATATTCAAAAAGTAGAGATATATTACTAGAAAGCTATTAAAATAAAACCTACATCAGCTTTGGCTAAAGCAGAACAAAAAGAATCAATTGGATTCTATATACACAAACCTGTGGTCTCCTCGATTCTTCAGCAGAATTAGCAACTGCATCAAATCCAACATATGCAAAGAATACAACAGTTGCTCCAGTCAGTATTGCTCCAAAACCATTTGGAGCAAAAGGCGTCCAATTTGAAACATCCACCTTAAAAGCTCCAACAATGATGACAACAAAAACAATGGCTACCTGCAATAAATTCACCTTTAATGAACCAAAGGAATCTTAACTTTCACATAATTGAAATCATCAATTAACATAAGCTAAAGTGCTCATCCAATTGCCTCCTCATTCAACTCCTCCCCCTCCCCCGCCTGCCCAATTGGACCCAAAATTCCAGAAGGGTTGGATACCAATGCAAAAATGGAAAACAGCACTTAAAGCTATCATGACATAAACACAGGAAGGGATTGCTCAGTCACATGCCAGTATCAATATCATAATTGAAAGTTAAATCCAGCATGTGCAAAAGCATGCTTGCAACCACCTCTTCAATGTCAAAATATGCACACCATAAGCTAGAAGCTAGAGACTAGAAGCAGATATAACACTGTTGGTGCATGTAGCAAGACCAACAGCGCTATTATACAACACAGTTTTATAAAGACAAAGTCTATATATCTATCTTTTGCCTTGAGTTTTTAATCAATTCAAGAAGAACCCAGAAATTCAAATATTTAAGTCCCCAGGTGAAAATATAAATTCTGGTTAGTCATGATTGATATCATCACTAACTGGATATTTATCTAAAGCTTCAGTCCCACACTCTCCTCAAGTTTCACGCACCCCTCAACTATCATCATAGAAATGTTATCCTTCTTAAAATCTCAGCTTGTAGTTAACTAATAGTGAAGTTACTGATATTGAATGTACTTAGATCGAGGAACTTTGGGGTTTTTTCCATTTAAAGTGCAGACGTTATATGGAACACCACATACATGAACTTCACCTTcgaagtatcaagttcaaggtaaaaaattttgtaaTCCACAGGTAttcattttgaagagaaaaaagaTGGCAGTGACGCCATTCCACAATAAAGACATTAGGGAGGTATGTTTTGGTTACTCAATTATATAAATCTAATTGTAGAAAGAAAATTACTGACCCTATATTGCTCGTTTCTATTGTTTAAAacaagaagatgaagatgaagttttAAGGGATAACCTTTGTGACCGTCATGACAGAGTTTACAATAGAAGATTCTCCTACGCCCCAGCATAGGACTATAGTCAGAAGTACTAGCAGAATCGGAGCAAGCACATTTATAGATAATACTCCAGAAATATCTTGACCATGCCCCACCCAGGCAGGGATATTATCTCTGAGAGATGGAATGAGCTCAAGTAATGAAACTACATAACCTGCCAAGCTACGGGCTATACTGGCTGCACCAATGTGGTAGTCAAGCATCAATTGACCAAACACGAGAAATGCAGTCAGCTCATTGAAAGCTGTGTAGGTGTATAAGTAAGCTCCTCCAACAACTGCAGGAAATCGAGAAGCTAGCTCAGCATAACAGAGTGCATTAAGCACACAAGATGCTCCAGCAATAATGAAGCTAATTGTGACCCCTGTGAGAAAGAAGTGAAAAACAGCCATCAATAAGCTAATTGTGACCCCTGTACTCATCAGTTAAGTCAGCTCCAATCAAGCAGTGAGATCTGCTACATCAAATATAAAGCCTGTTATGATAGGACATAGACACCACTACAAAAGCCCAAGCGTTATAACAAAACTCAGAATTGAAGTCCACCACCCATCATGCAAAACGATCCCACAGCAAAACTAGGTGAAGCTATTAATCAGATTGTGTTGAAGCTATAAACCTTCTTAACCACATAATTGGCTCAACTATATCCAATTCACATTAAAATTAGCTCGTCAGGGACTTCATTTCAATGCTTGAACTTCATGCTAAGAGCCACAGTTGCAAGGTAATTAAGCTCCACTTATTGTCAAAAACTTTATACTTTTATGCATTAAAAAGGTCCAAAGAAATCtttcaaataaaaaacagaCGTATTGAAAGATAGCCTTTTCATGCCAACGATATAAATAAGGCCTTTTAACTATTAAAGCATGAAaataagccaaaatttgaagtGCAGCTCCATTTCTTGATTCGAAGCATGTATGAGGACCAAAGTAAATCACTCACAAATGACTTGAGCCCAATTTAACCTGCCAACACCCTTTAAAATTACATgtgaagaaaaaatgcaaacagtGCGGAAACATAACCTCGCAAATGACGTCAAAGCGCTATATATACTCATGTACTAGTACCCACTAGCAAATTGCCAGATTTAGATTTACGAAACGCTATTGTATTCAAATCTAGTTCGACTTTTTCAGGAGATTAAGATCGCGTTTTAACTTGACTTGATTATATGTGTCAGCCGAAAGCAAACTTTATCGAGCTTAGCTCCTATCCCTCACTAGCTTCATTAATTTATATGTAACTTTCAGGCTTTATGCTTATCCAACTGATCTTGGACTAATATCTTTTTGGTATTTGCTTCGACTTTCATGGCCAACATCAATACAAAAATACCAATAAATTTGAGGAAGGCGAGACAACTAAGTAGAGTAGTGTACGGTATAATTGAATTCGAACTGACCGGGGCCAGCGTCGCGAGCAACTGTGCCGGTGATGACGAAGATGCCGGCACCAATGGAGGCGCCAATGCCTAGGAGAATCATGTCAAAGAGGCTGAGACGACGGATGAGGCCTTGGCCAGAGTTTGTACGAACGGAAGTCTCCGACGACGGCGGAGCCAGAGGTTTGGCTCTGAGAGCCGATGAGCAGAAGTGACCCAAGCATGACATCGGCGATGAGGAAGATGATGAAAGATCAT containing:
- the LOC113726862 gene encoding cationic amino acid transporter 9, chloroplastic isoform X2: MSSNDLSSSSSSPMSCLGHFCSSALRAKPLAPPSSETSVRTNSGQGLIRRLSLFDMILLGIGASIGAGIFVITGTVARDAGPGVTISFIIAGASCVLNALCYAELASRFPAVVGGAYLYTYTAFNELTAFLVFGQLMLDYHIGAASIARSLAGYVVSLLELIPSLRDNIPAWVGHGQDISGVLSINVLAPILLVLLTIVLCWGVGESSIVNSVMTVTKVAIVFVVIIVGAFKVDVSNWTPFAPNGFGAILTGATVVFFAYVGFDAVANSAEESRRPQRDLPLGIMGSLLVCVVLYVGVCLVITGMVPYQFLGEDAPLAEAFKSKGLNFVAVLISFGAVAGLTTTLLVGLYVQSRLYLGIGRDGLLPSIFSKVHPTRHTPIYSQIWAGIIAMVLAGLLNIHVLSHILSVGSLTGYSVVSACVITLRWKDKNTSRFSTRWISKRGEGIICLVTIACCGFASGCIFRFGASFIFVIVAAVIAILAALALHFWQIYTDPPGFSCPGVPIMPAICIFLNIFLFAQLHYEAWVRFVVLSIIMVGIYAFYGQYHANPEQGVSLV
- the LOC113726862 gene encoding cationic amino acid transporter 9, chloroplastic isoform X3 produces the protein MSSNDLSSSSSSPMSCLGHFCSSALRAKPLAPPSSETSVRTNSGQGLIRRLSLFDMILLGIGASIGAGIFVITGTVARDAGPGVTISFIIAGASCVLNALCYAELASRFPAVVGGAYLYTYTAFNELTAFLVFGQLMLDYHIGAASIARSLAGYVVSLLELIPSLRDNIPAWVGHGQDISGVLSINVLAPILLVLLTIVLCWGVGESSIVNSVMTVTKVAIVFVVIIVGAFKVDVSNWTPFAPNGFGAILTGATVVFFAYVGFDAVANSAEESRRPQRDLPLGIMGSLLVCVVLYVGVCLVITGMVPYQFLGEDAPLAEAFKSKGLNFVAVLISFGAVAGLTTTLLVGLYVQTGYSVVSACVITLRWKDKNTSRFSTRWISKRGEGIICLVTIACCGFASGCIFRFGASFIFVIVAAVIAILAALALHFWQIYTDPPGFSCPGVPIMPAICIFLNIFLFAQLHYEAWVRFVVLSIIMVGIYAFYGQYHANPVSSDTSIVYHRAPAEETK
- the LOC113726862 gene encoding cationic amino acid transporter 9, chloroplastic isoform X1; protein product: MSSNDLSSSSSSPMSCLGHFCSSALRAKPLAPPSSETSVRTNSGQGLIRRLSLFDMILLGIGASIGAGIFVITGTVARDAGPGVTISFIIAGASCVLNALCYAELASRFPAVVGGAYLYTYTAFNELTAFLVFGQLMLDYHIGAASIARSLAGYVVSLLELIPSLRDNIPAWVGHGQDISGVLSINVLAPILLVLLTIVLCWGVGESSIVNSVMTVTKVAIVFVVIIVGAFKVDVSNWTPFAPNGFGAILTGATVVFFAYVGFDAVANSAEESRRPQRDLPLGIMGSLLVCVVLYVGVCLVITGMVPYQFLGEDAPLAEAFKSKGLNFVAVLISFGAVAGLTTTLLVGLYVQSRLYLGIGRDGLLPSIFSKVHPTRHTPIYSQIWAGIIAMVLAGLLNIHVLSHILSVGSLTGYSVVSACVITLRWKDKNTSRFSTRWISKRGEGIICLVTIACCGFASGCIFRFGASFIFVIVAAVIAILAALALHFWQIYTDPPGFSCPGVPIMPAICIFLNIFLFAQLHYEAWVRFVVLSIIMVGIYAFYGQYHANPVSSDTSIVYHRAPAEETK